One stretch of Vulgatibacter sp. DNA includes these proteins:
- a CDS encoding DUF4382 domain-containing protein, which yields MSKNALFLASTLLLAACGGGGTLSLRLTDAPPDTENMESVFVTIGRVEAHVVDHDEKTHDDDAMDHAADGDKKWQTIALPEGAAERTFDLLALQNGVSAFLGEDGVDGKVTQIRLWIDEAGRNEVLMKDGATCVMQVKDADKPVKINHPFKAIAVDGDEREVTIDMDVKESVTMEGTCAYTFKPVIKIKKVK from the coding sequence CGGAACGCTCTCGCTCCGCCTCACCGACGCCCCGCCCGACACCGAGAACATGGAGTCGGTCTTCGTCACCATCGGTCGGGTGGAAGCCCACGTCGTCGACCACGACGAGAAGACCCACGACGACGACGCGATGGATCATGCCGCCGACGGCGACAAGAAGTGGCAGACCATCGCGCTGCCCGAGGGCGCCGCCGAGCGCACCTTCGATCTGCTCGCCCTCCAGAACGGCGTGAGCGCCTTCCTCGGCGAGGACGGGGTCGACGGCAAGGTCACGCAGATCCGCCTCTGGATCGACGAGGCCGGCCGCAACGAGGTGCTGATGAAGGACGGCGCCACCTGCGTGATGCAGGTCAAGGACGCCGACAAGCCGGTGAAGATCAACCATCCCTTCAAGGCGATCGCCGTCGACGGCGACGAGCGCGAGGTCACCATCGACATGGACGTGAAGGAGTCCGTGACGATGGAGGGCACGTGCGCCTACACCTTCAAGCCGGTGATCAAGATCAAGAAGGTGAAGTAG